One part of the Candidatus Aquiluna sp. UB-MaderosW2red genome encodes these proteins:
- a CDS encoding BMP family protein codes for MKLKNATAAFALLGASALVLSGCAAAPDAEPTATETTTSAAPTVDYLACAVSDEGSWNDKSFNESTYDALLKAEAELGVQIGDAESNSPDDFPLNLQAMVDLNCDVTFAVGFGLIDAVNATAEANPDMNFVTIDGFSMGATNLKPINYAMEQSSYLAGYLAAAYSTTKVVGTYGGAPVGAVTAFMDGFYYGAMAYGRDNGVEVRVLGWDPTLATPDGQFMGNFDANSGISKSIAAAQINEGADVIFPVAGFQFGAVSEAFKEAGVAGVMVGVDKDIALTSPEYADLVLTSAEKRMTSAVYDVIAELSAGGMFTADAYIGTLANGGTGLSPLYGFEDKISAEVKARLAELEAGIISGEIDPMS; via the coding sequence TTGAAGCTTAAGAATGCAACAGCCGCATTCGCACTGTTAGGTGCATCGGCTCTAGTGCTATCTGGTTGCGCAGCCGCACCAGATGCAGAGCCAACGGCTACAGAAACCACGACCAGCGCAGCACCAACCGTCGACTACTTGGCCTGCGCCGTATCCGATGAGGGAAGCTGGAATGACAAGTCATTCAACGAGTCCACCTACGACGCACTGTTAAAGGCTGAAGCTGAGTTGGGTGTCCAGATCGGTGATGCCGAGTCAAACTCACCTGATGACTTTCCACTAAACCTTCAGGCGATGGTTGACTTGAACTGCGACGTAACCTTCGCGGTCGGGTTTGGACTAATCGATGCGGTGAACGCTACCGCCGAAGCCAACCCAGACATGAACTTCGTCACTATTGATGGATTCTCCATGGGAGCCACAAACCTAAAGCCAATCAACTATGCAATGGAGCAGTCCAGCTATCTGGCCGGCTACCTTGCAGCCGCTTACTCAACCACTAAGGTCGTGGGCACATACGGTGGAGCTCCGGTCGGTGCAGTTACTGCATTCATGGACGGTTTTTACTACGGTGCAATGGCCTATGGCCGCGACAACGGTGTTGAGGTTCGAGTCTTGGGCTGGGACCCAACTTTGGCGACTCCAGACGGTCAGTTCATGGGTAACTTTGACGCTAACTCTGGTATCTCGAAGTCCATCGCAGCAGCTCAGATCAACGAGGGCGCAGATGTAATCTTCCCAGTTGCCGGTTTCCAGTTCGGTGCAGTTTCTGAGGCCTTCAAGGAGGCTGGCGTTGCTGGTGTCATGGTTGGTGTTGACAAGGACATCGCACTCACCTCACCAGAGTACGCAGACCTAGTTCTGACTTCAGCTGAGAAGCGCATGACCAGTGCGGTTTACGATGTCATTGCTGAGCTTTCAGCCGGAGGCATGTTCACCGCTGACGCTTACATCGGTACTTTGGCCAACGGTGGAACTGGCTTAAGCCCGCTTTACGGTTTTGAGGACAAGATTTCCGCCGAGGTAAAGGCCCGTCTAGCTGAGCTAGAAGCAGGCATCATCTCGGGTGAAATCGACCCAATGAGCTAG